GAACAAATCTTGGTGAAAGATGAAGAACAAAGACAAGACAGAGAGGAAGTGATGGTGAAGCAGGAATATTCTGAGTACCGTGAGCTACACTGCAGTAATCAGGAAAGTGGTACTGTGTGTAATACAGTAGAATCACCTTTCTGTTCTGATGAAGCACTCTTGATGAAAGATGGAGAACAGAGACAAGACAGAGAGAAGGTGATGGTGAAGCAGGAAAATGAGAACAAACAGGATAATTATGATACAGAATTAAACGTGGACATCAAACATGATTCAACAAATGTACTTCATCATTCTGATAAACCTTTCCAAGTTAAGACAGAGAACAAACCAAATGTTACAGAAAATATATTTACCAAAGACACAGTGACGGaggatatgcaaataaagatgGAAGATGGTGTGATACCAGGTGATCATGACATTGACACTGAACAAAATTATTGGAAAGTAACAAGTGAAGACTTTCAATACCCTGTACAAAGTGTGAATAGCAAGGCAACTGAACAACTGACCACAGTGGAAGACAcagactataacaaggcaactaaacaactcACCACAGTGGAAGAGCCAGATTATAACAAGACAATTAAACAACTAACCACAAtggaagacccagactataacaaggcaactaaacaactaaccacagtggaagacccagacCATAACAAGGCAAGTAAAGAACTAACCATAGTGGAAGACACAcactataacaaggcaactaaacaactaaccacagtggaagacccagactataacaaggcaactaaacaactaactACAGTGGAAGACAcagactataacaaggcaactaaacaactaaccacagtggaagacgcagactataacaaggcaactaaagaactaaccacagtggacgacccagactataacaaggcaactaaactaagcacagtggaagacccagactataacaaggcaactaaacaactaaccacagtggaagacccagactataacaaggcaactaaacaactaaccacagtggaagacccaaactataacaaggcaactaaacaactaaccacagtggaagacatagactataacaaggcaactaaacaactaaccacagtggaagacacagactataacaaggcaactaaacaactaactacagtggaagacccagactataacaaggcaactaaacaactaaccacagtggaagacccagactataacaagacaactaaacaactaaccacaatggaagacccagactataacaaggcaactaaacaactaaccacagtggaagaccctgactataacaaggcaactaaacaactaaccacagtggaagacccagactataacaaggcaactaaacaactaaccacaatggaagacccagactataacaaggcaactaaacaactaaccacagtggaagacccagactataacaaggcaactaaacaactaaccacagtggaagacacacactataacaaggcaactaaacaactaaccacagtggaagacccagactataacaaggcaactaaacaactaaccacagtggaagacacacactataacaaggcaactaaacaactaaccacaatggaagacccagactataacaaggcaactaaacaactaaccacaatggaagacccagactataacaaggcaactaaacaactaaccacagtggaagacccagactataacaaggcaactaaacaactaaccacagtggaagacccagactataacaaggAAATAAGAGTTTATGGAAATTCTACTGATGGCTGTAGAAATCCTTTTCCAATAGGAATACAGCAAGTGGAGATTACTTGTGCAGTGAATCCAGAAGACGATCATGGACATGATGCCAAGAAATACAACAGTGAAAAAAGAGTCTTAAAACAAATTCTATGTAAAGACTGTGGGAAAGGGTTTATTAACTGTAGTGCACTGAAGGTTCACACAggaatacatacaaatgaaagacaatttatatgcaaagagtgtggtaaagggtttaatcgtAATGGAAATCTGGAACAACATTTGATGATCCATAGAAATGAAAagtcatttgtatgtaaagagtgtggtaaagggtttaatcataGTAGGAACTTGAAGGAACACATGGGAATACATACAAAAGATAGACTATTTGTTtgcaaagagtgtggtaaagggtatAATCATAGATGCAGTCTAAAGATTCACATGAGAAAACATACTAATGAAAGTCCATTTGTGTGTagagagtgtggtaaagggtatATGCACAATAGGACTCTGAAGGAACACGTAAGAATACATACACGTGATAGACCGTTTGTTtgcaaagagtgtggtaaagggtttaatcataGAGTAAGTGTGAAAACACACATGagaatacatacaaatttaaatgaaagaccatttgtgtgTAAAAAGTGTGGTAAAGGGTATACTCGAGGCACATATCTGAAAGAACATTTGATGATCCATAGAAACGAAAGGACATTTGTTTGCAAAGAGTGCGGCAAAGGGTTTAATCGTAGAAGAAGTCTGAATAGTCACATGAGAATACATAcgaatgaaagaccatttgtgtgTAAAAGGTGTGGTAAAGCGTTTAATCATAGTAGCAGTCTAAGGGTACACATGGGAacccacacaaatgaaagaccatttgtatgcaaagagtgtggtaaagggtttaatcaaagtGGACATCTGAAAAGACATTTGGCACATGTCCATAGAACTGAAAGGCCATTTGTATGCAAAGAGTGAGGTAAAGGGTTTGCTTGCAATATCAATGTGATGGAACACGTGAGGATACATGCAAATGACagaccatttgtatgcaaagagtgtggtaaaggatttactACTAACAGGTATAAGAAGCAACACATGAAGACACATGTCggtgaaagaccatttgtatgttcGGAATGTGGTCAAGAGTTTATTGGAAGTGATACTTTGAAAAGACACATGAGGATACATGATAATGAATAAAAAAGACATAAGTAAAGGGTTCTATTAAAGATCTTGATGTTATCTTCATGTTCAGATAGATTTCATTAAAGACCATTTGTATTTATCCAGTGTAGGTTTTAATCAAAGTTGTTCAAAATGAATACtaagtgagataaaatgtaacatttcacgTGCATGCTTCTAGTTTTTAAGAtatgtccacagacagacagacagacagacagacagacagacagacagacagacagacagacagagagagagaaaagcaTAATATAACGTTGCCCTATTGTAGGTAAATATTGGAAAACAATTGAATTGGTATGATAAAGTGTGTTTATGAATAATCTCttaatgtatacatgtcaaAAACTACTAGAGTAGTTGTCGacattgtaattttttgaaTTGTGTTTAAGTCAATGGCATTTCTCtcattttaaattgtttgaaataaaaaccAATTCTCtctttgtttaatttattttttgttacatGACATGTATGAAGGTTATATGACAGGTcctcatatatcatatcacatatcatatattatatcacatcatatatcatatcacatatatcatatatcatatatatcataattaatgatataccATTACActtgcatatttatttgtttgtttgtttgtaacagttCCTGTGAGAAAAATAATATTCTATTAAAAATACGCGTTCCTGCCCTGGCGTTCTTTCTTGATAGGGCCCTTGTGACCCCCTATTATAAAATCTAGGTTACCGCTTGATGGCGCTCTTTAGGTCATCGAGGCCTTTCTTTCGTCGCTTCAGCCTTGTCTCGTCACGAGTGCTTCGATGTGTTTGAGGTGTGCTACAGCGTTAATAATATCAACCCTGTAACTATGAAGTTAGCAACCACGGAACATCTGATTAATCAATGGTAGGTATACTATATAATTTTACATCTCATTTTCACGAGAATCTGGTACTCAGAACTCTGAAGTAGCCTCTCCTCGACTATAGCAATGGCAATGGCAGACCATGTcgaccatggaggtataaggggagactCTATACCTCCATGGGTAGACTTTCTCACAGTCCTGGGAGCATTGCGTCGCTGAAACTCGGtcaaagggctgttttgtatgtaccgatatctactgcataattgtaatGTGGACCCTCGTCGACTACacagggctaatcatttgttgcgATGTCCCTTGGGCATTGCAGTAATTGCATTGTACACGTCAACAGAGCCCACACTACAatgatattctagtacaattattcaGTAGATATTGGTGCATACAAAACAGTTATTAGCGATGCTCCCGATGGCAGGCGAGAGTGTCTAGAATAGAATAGGCCATAACacactgcaaacaggaaattgagaatacataGCGGCTttgctcaaattgggggtatcatcacctgaGATCACCCCATAATATAATTTAAGAGCTCTGTTCCTTAAGGGGGTTCTGTAGAATTGTAACCATTTGCATAtgtaacattttgaataaattatgtatgttaCCAAATTTTGAACTCACACTTTAAATGCTTCACACTTATGAACATATTGGATGAGACATATGaattaaaacacattttaaaacACCATCAATGAAATTCttccttttattttatttactgtcCGCATGtaggtagatttaaaaaaaaattttttaattttttcaaaattgtcatgcAAGGCCGTAATCCATACTATTATAAATGGAAATACATCAAATATGTTCAaatacagtgttgcagccagaggggtttttgggtcatttgacacacatttttggacctgacccacaattttggaagtgacttGTCATAGATGACCAACAgcaaattgtatgcaaatatgtttagcgacatgaccacacctatagcaacagccaaatgatcgcgtatactTTGTATTGCATAGAAAACaatagggttggataggcaactgcataatcattcagcaaatatctagcatggatcagcatgtgagtaaatatttttaaaaactgtacagttgtgctacaacaccattggcgctttTTTTAAGTCCCCCAAAgatttatgatgacccagacaaatgaaagtctcgggacactacatcccactctttcaaaaggctggctgcaacactgcaaATATGTTCTTCATAACTACATTTATGACTTATGACCTAATACCAGGTTTAAATTCCATTAATTGCAAGTCATGGTTAAGTGGCCGTATGGTTAACTAGTTGGTATTTATTTGGAATTTTTTAATCATACAATAACTCTATTATGTTTTTTAATTCGAAAAAATCACTGTGAAACAATGTACATCAAGACCATGTTTGTAAGTTAGTAAATTGCAAAAGGCTTGAATTAGGTGTACagacaataacaaacctttttgcacattttttgaTTTTTGGCAATTCATTCAATTACttcatggacttggtatatgttgtttcacattgatttttcaagtaggaaaatataatagagttattttgtgtataagaaatccaaaatatataccactttgtcatctatatggccacttaaagTATACTCCAGTTAGTACAACTACTTTGAGTACCTATTATGTATACAACAAAAAACAAGGCCCAAATatgtatcaactcagtttgtgcccccTTTAATGGCAGGAAAGTTGTAACTGAAGAAATCTGACATAATGAGTAATCTTCCAATTCTGTTTATTCAACAGATACCTGTCTGTACAGATACCTGACTCATAGTCTGTACAGATACCTGACTCAAAGTTTGTACAGATATCAGACTCATAGTTTGTACAGATACCTGACTCATAGTTTGTACAGATACCTGACTCATAGTTTGTACAGATACCTGACTCACAGTGTGTACAGATACCTGACTCATAGTTTGTACAGATACCTGACTCATAGTCTGTACAGCTACCTGACTCATAGTCTGTACAGATACCTGACTCATAGTTTGTACAGATACCTCACTCATAGTTTGTACAAATACCTGACTCATAGTCGGTACAGATACCTCACTCATAGTTTGTACAAATACCTGACTCATGGTTTGTACAGATACTTGACTCAAAGTTTGTGTACAGATACCTGACTCATGGTTTGTACAGATACCAGACTCATAGTTTGTATAGATACCTGACTCATAGTCGGTACAGATACCTCACTCATAGTTTGTACAGATACCTGACTCATAGTTTGTACAGATACCTGACTCATAGTTTGTACAGATACCTGACTCATAGTCGGTACAGATACCTCACTCATAGTCTGTACAGATACCTGACTCAAAGTTTGTACAGATACCTGACTCATAGTTTGTACAGATACCTGACTCATAGTTTGTACAGATACCAGACTCATGGTTTGTACAGATACCTGACTCATAGTCTGTACAGATACCTGACTCATAGTTTGTACAGATACCTGACTCACAGTGTGTACAGATACCTGACTCATAGTTTGTACAGATACCTGACTCATAGTTTGTACAGATACCTGACTCATAGTTTGTACAGATACCTGACTCATAGTTTGTACAGATACCTGACTCATGGTTTGTACAGATACCTGACTCATAGTTTGTACAGATACCTGACTCATAGTTTGTACAGATACCTGACTCATAGTTTGTACAGATACCTGACTCATAGTTTGTACAGATACCTGACTCATAGTTTGTACAGATACCTGACTCATAGTTTGTACAAATACCTGACTCATAGTTTGTACAGATATCTGACTCATGGTTTGTACAGATACCTCACTCATAGTTTGTACAAATACCTGACTCATAGTTTGTACAGATACCTGACTCATAGTTTGTACAGATACCTGACTCATAGTTTGTACAGATACCTGACTCATAGTTTGTACAGATACCTGACTCATAGATGATAGAGGTGTCCACGAGATATGGAGAAGATTACGGTCAAACAAGAACATTCTATGAACACTAACCTGTACTGCAGTCAAGAAAAtagcattgtgggtaatatgACTGAATTACTTTCTTGTTCTGATGAACATATCCTGGTGAATGATGAAGAAGAGAGACAAGACAGAGAAGAAGTGATGGTGAAGCAGGAAAATGACAACCACCAGGGTTATTATGATAAAGAATTAAACATGGACATCAAACATGATTCAACAAATGTGTTTCACCATTCTGATAAACCTTTCCAAGTTAAGACAGAGATCAAACCAAATGTTACAGAAAATATGTATTACACTGACACAGTGAAGGAggatatgaaaataaagatagaAGATGGTGTGATACCAGATGACCATGACATTGACACTGAACAAAATTATTGGAAAGTAACAAGTGAAGACTTTCAATACCCTGTACAAACTGTGAATAGtaaggcaactaaacaactaaccacaggGGAAGACGcagactataacaaggcaactgAACAgctaaccacagtggaagacccagactataacaagacaactaaacaactaaccacagaGGAAGACCCAAAttataacaaggcaactaaacaactaaccacagaggaagacccagactataacaaggcaactaaacaactaaccacagtggaagacccagactataacaaggcaactaaacaactaaccactGTGGACTATAGTATGTCTGAAAGAGTTCATAAAAATCTTGCTGATGGTTGTGAAAATCCCTTTCCAGTAGGGATACAGCAAGCTTTTTTTCCTCATCAGAGAAATCCAGAAGGTAACCATGACGATCAGCATTATAGCTGTGAAAGAACAAAAAGTACTAAAGAATCCATTTCTACTGGAaaaacatttgtatgtaaagaatgtggtaaagtgTTTAGTCGAAATTTTGTTCTCAAAAGACATATGAGGGTACACACCAATGAAAGACCATTTTTATGTGAAGTGTGTAGTAAAGTGTTTAAGTACAACATCAATTTGACGAGACACATGAGGGTCCATACTAATGAAAGACCTTTTGtgtgtaaagagtgtggtaaagggtttaatgaAAAAGGTACTCTGAGAGATCATAtgaggatccacacaaatgaaagaccgttTGGAtgtgaagagtgtggtaaaggatttaatCAAAGAGGGTCTTTGAGAGAGCACTTGCGGAGCCACACAAACGACAGACTATAcctatgtaaagagtgtggcaAGGCGTTTAATTACAATAGCAATTTGAAGGTAcatatgagaatccacacaaacgaaagaccatttgtatgtaaagagtgtggtaaaggctTTATTCAGAAAAGTTGTCTAACTATGCACTTGATGCAAAGAACAACTGAAAGACCGTTtatatgtaaggagtgtggtgcAGGATTTTATCGAGAAAGTGATCTGAATGTACACATCaggatacacacaaatgaaaaaccatatgtatgtaaagatTGTGGTGCAAGTTTTAATCGAAAAGGACGTCTCAATGTACACATGAGAATACACACAAAAGAAAGattatttgtatgtaaagagtgtggtaaagggtttagtCAAAGAAGTGATTTGAAAAGgcacataaatacacacagatGATTGACCATTCATTTGTAAGGGACCGTTTTTTccaccgggggggggggtatgtcaGTGGATTTTTCGAATCGAGCCGACAAAAAGCCACtgaccccctatctgtaaaacaggctgacacccccccccccccccatcacatAATTCTAAATTACATAATTCTGAGGTGGTATTTCCAAGttttgaaaagctaacgtaaatatattttttttttaaatgggcctgtaacattggtatatgtgcaaataagtacatgtaccacatctcAGACAAgactatatgccattgtagaaaaggattttttcttccatcacaatccaaaacacaatgaccccctatcaacaattttcaaaacagcgtGATCCCCccccctgccaatttcaaaaacagggtgactcCCCCTACTAATCTACCGCCCCACCCCGGggcaaagaaactgaccggtccctaattcTGGCCTTACCAGCCTATCTACTGCAGAAGTTACGCTCGCGGTAGATTTATTAGCGTTTACTGTAACTTTTAAAGAACTTCCTGTAATACCAATGTTATATTTCGAAATAATTATGGAAAGTTGCTCCGAAATCTAATGAAACTGACGATCGTCAGATCAGAGCTGGGTCAGGACCACGTGTACGTGAATGTCACCTGATAACAGGTCACGTGACTCACTGGAAGCAGCGCTCTTTTCCTTTTGAACTCCTGAGCTTAGgcatatggtacatgtaaatcGGTTATTACCCGAAATCACCTCTTCGTTTGTCGTGTCACCGTTCGTGCAGTTTCCGTAGCGTGACACGAGTCGTTAGTTACGGAAACGGCACTTCCGGCGATACGACGAACGATCGAGGTGGTGTCAggttagtcctgcttacatgacggtgcacgagtctgtattactgacttgactctagacaaatgtcagaatcgagtcccgaattcccccgtatgcaagcaggactagtgtCAGGTATTaaataaggcctaacaaaaaaaatgtacacgtGTGTGGCTCCGATTtatacgctcaattttagaatgtgTGGGGTGGagttgattttttattttatttgttgtatacatatgtacagccattacagattggaagaacagttttatattgtctttttaagttgatgtccattttcgcatccactatttcttgaaGCTTGCGATATTCACGGTTTTCGCGATTATGATTTTTGAATTGGCTGGCAGTGAATGAGTAGGTGGAGTCAGgcaaccggaaccaaacaatttgttaGGACTAATtaatcacatatattatatatattgttaatgtttcctctttctcttttttttgtgtgtgtggataTTGACGTGACTGGATATTTtgttgcaaatttttttttgtgtggaaaTTTTggggtaaaaaaaatattttgcgaTCTAAAAAGCAGCAAAGTTGATTTTAGGAGATTTTGGGGTAAAAAAATACTTACGATGTAAAAAAGccccaaaatcaattttggGGGTTGCTAGGAGATGACCTTTAGAGGGCtgttctgaaaaaaatgaattgataaGCTCAAGTACATATACGGAGTCAATATATACATCAGTCCCCTTCATTCATGTCATCCACAGTACTGTCATTATGTCACACTAGTTGCCATGGCTATTTGTTCTCACggtaatatgtttatttattgtaaaattcaGTTAAACAACAAACTGTCAATCAAGATGACGTAGAAAAAATGACAAGATTTATCCGAGGGTCTATT
This portion of the Glandiceps talaboti chromosome 19, keGlaTala1.1, whole genome shotgun sequence genome encodes:
- the LOC144450074 gene encoding uncharacterized protein LOC144450074 encodes the protein MEKITVKQEHSMNTNLYCSQENSIVGNMTELLSCSDEHILVNDEEERQDREEVMVKQENDNHQGYYDKELNMDIKHDSTNVFHHSDKPFQVKTEIKPNVTENMYYTDTVKEDMKIKIEDGVIPDDHDIDTEQNYWKVTSEDFQYPVQTVNSKATKQLTTGEDADYNKATEQLTTVEDPDYNKTTKQLTTEEDPNYNKATKQLTTEEDPDYNKATKQLTTVEDPDYNKATKQLTTVDYSMSERVHKNLADGCENPFPVGIQQAFFPHQRNPEGNHDDQHYSCERTKSTKESISTGKTFVCKECGKVFSRNFVLKRHMRVHTNERPFLCEVCSKVFKYNINLTRHMRVHTNERPFVCKECGKGFNEKGTLRDHMRIHTNERPFGCEECGKGFNQRGSLREHLRSHTNDRLYLCKECGKAFNYNSNLKVHMRIHTNERPFVCKECGKGFIQKSCLTMHLMQRTTERPFICKECGAGFYRESDLNVHIRIHTNEKPYVCKDCGASFNRKGRLNVHMRIHTKERLFVCKECGKGFSQRSDLKRHINTHR